The following proteins are encoded in a genomic region of Enterocloster clostridioformis:
- a CDS encoding class I SAM-dependent DNA methyltransferase → MEAYSSFAEVYDIFQDNVPYEEWCSYVIGLLREQGVENGLVLDLGCGTGSLTGLLAEAGYDMIGIDNSGEMLQMAMDKRAVSGQDILYLLQDMREFELYGTVRAVVSICDSMNYIMEYQDLVQVFRLVNNYLDPRGVFIFDLNTEYKYRELLADNTFAEAREESSFIWDNFYDEGSGINEYDLTLFIREGELYRKYEETHFQRAYSLDEVKRAAREAGMEFVAAFDACTSNPVREDSERIYIIMREHGKTMRDEE, encoded by the coding sequence ATGGAAGCATACAGCAGTTTTGCGGAGGTCTACGACATTTTTCAGGACAATGTGCCGTATGAGGAGTGGTGTTCCTATGTAATCGGACTGCTCCGGGAGCAGGGGGTGGAAAACGGCCTGGTGCTGGACCTGGGCTGCGGCACGGGAAGCCTTACCGGGCTCCTTGCAGAAGCCGGGTATGATATGATTGGAATTGATAATTCCGGGGAAATGCTTCAGATGGCAATGGATAAACGGGCGGTCTCGGGACAGGACATTCTTTATCTCCTTCAGGACATGCGGGAGTTTGAGCTTTACGGCACGGTGCGGGCGGTTGTCAGCATATGTGATTCCATGAACTATATTATGGAGTACCAGGATCTGGTGCAGGTGTTCCGGCTGGTCAATAATTATCTGGACCCCAGAGGGGTATTTATATTTGACCTGAACACGGAGTATAAATACCGGGAATTGCTGGCAGATAATACCTTTGCGGAGGCCAGGGAGGAGAGCAGCTTTATCTGGGACAATTTTTACGATGAAGGTTCCGGAATCAATGAGTACGACCTTACCCTGTTTATCCGTGAGGGCGAGTTGTACCGCAAGTATGAAGAGACGCATTTCCAGAGGGCCTACAGCCTGGATGAGGTGAAGAGGGCAGCCAGGGAGGCCGGCATGGAGTTTGTTGCCGCTTTCGACGCATGCACCTCCAATCCTGTGCGGGAGGACAGCGAACGCATCTATATAATCATGAGGGAACATGGAAAGACAATGAGAGACGAGGAGTAA